In Solanum stenotomum isolate F172 chromosome 6, ASM1918654v1, whole genome shotgun sequence, one DNA window encodes the following:
- the LOC125868424 gene encoding uncharacterized protein LOC125868424, with protein sequence MRIDWASMLAYKDKETGELLGPQQSFELEYAQDIMQQQSDSLYATLLWKYGMDKFKVRYVNDNDDPTRPKSGYTTPAEEPTTIDILEWWSNRGQGFPKLQPIARDVLAIQASSVASEGAFSAARFQIGEHRHSLAADRLEISVLFRD encoded by the exons atgagaatTGATTGGGCATCAATGTTGGCGTACAAAGACAAGGAAACTGGTGAACTGTTGGGTCCACAACAATCGTTTGAGTTGGAATATGCTCAAGACATTATGCAACAACAAAGCGATAGCCT ATATGCAACACTGTTATGGAAGTATGGTATGGACAAGTTCAAGGTGAGATATGTTAACGATAATGATGATCCTACAAGGCCGAAGAGTGGCTACACTACACCAGCAGAAG aACCTACTACTATTGATATTCTAGAATGGTGGAGCAATCGCGGCCAAGGATTTCCAAAACTTCAACCGATTGCTCGAGATGTGTTAGCTATTCAAGCATCTTCAGTAGCTTCGGAAGGCGCGTTTAGTGcagcaagatttcaaattggagagcatagacATTCATTAGCAGCAGATAGATTGGAGATATCTGTACTATTTAGAGATTAG